TCGATTGTAATTGCGTTCTATATCTTCTAAGAATAAGGCTTTTCGATCCAATTCTTTCGCTTGGTCCTCAAAAGCCGCACCTTCCTTTCCCCTCTGGACACCGACAAGGATCGCCAAAGAAACACCCAGAACGGCCAAAGAAATTCCAGTATACAAAAGAGTCTTCTGCACCTGAGGAGGAAGATTTCGGGAAAGATTGTCTATGGAAGACATCCCGGATTGGAGCTTATCTTTAAAATTGAGATCCATTGTTTTTAGTTTCGGTCGTTTTCCCAATTCTACAAGAAAGAGAAAAATCTCGAACCGTTTTTTTGATCTCCATTTTTTTACCGTCCCATTGCTTAGAGAACAAAATGCATTTACAACCTCGAAAAACATGGAGAGTCTGGGTTTCGTGAACGAGGATCAACTTTCCCCCGACTGTTATTTTTGTTCCAATCGGCACAAATCGGTTTTGAAGTGTGTCTCCATGGACACTTTGGATAAGATCAATTCTACGAAAGAATTCCGACTTTTTCGCAAAGGGGAAACGGTAATCCATTCAGGCGATAAAGCAGACGGTTTTTATTTCATCAAATCTGGATGCGTCCGCATTTTTCGGAACTCACCTTCCGGTAAAGAACAAACGTTTTCGATCCGAAGGTCCGGAGAATGGGTCGGTTTTAGAGATCTCTTAGCCGGAAGCACGTTCTCCCAAAACGCGGAAGCTCTGGAACCGGTGGAAGCTTGTTACATTCAAAAGGGCGTTTTAGAAGATCTCATGAAAGAAGATCCAAAACTTCAATTGGAAATCCTAAAACAAATGGCCTTAGAATGGAAAGAATTAGAAGATCAGACCGTTGCCCTCGGTACGAAACAGGTTCACAGTAAACTCGCGGAGCTTCTCATTTCCTTTCAAACGGCGTCCGGAAACGAACCGGAAATCGAATTGAATCTTACGAGGGAAATTATGGCTTCGATGGTTGGAACCACTACGGAAACTCTTGTCCGTGCCCTTTCGGATTTTAAGAATCGGGATTGGATTGAAATTCACAAAAACAGAATTCGTTTCTTAAATCTGGAAGCCCTCCGCGGAATTTCCAATTTAGAAACAACAACCCATCACTGAATCCAATTCTGAGAAAGAATCTCAAGATCCTTCGTATTCGGAAAGACCATATTCTTTCGGTCCCTTTTTCCCTCAACCGCAAGCAAAACCCGGAAACTTGACAATTATCATGTCCTATCTCAATGAAATCACCCTGGGATTTCTTTTCTTTCCAAGTCGGTTTTCATATAAGGTAAAATTATAAAACTCTAAATTAAAAATGAATATTCTATTTTATTAAAATAGTATATAATTTTTTGACTTTGAGAGTTTAGACCGAAGGAATAATCGAATCAGGAGACAAAATCTCATGAGCCAAACGAACGCCAAATACAACGATTCAATCGTAAAAGGGTTCATCATATCGGCTATGGTTTGGGGAGTAGCATCCATGTTAGTGGGTGTTCTCGCCGCATTTCAAATGGTTTATCCGGAACTGAATTTCACGCAATATTTCAGTTTTGGAAGAATCAGACCCTTGCACACAAACGCCGCCATCTTCGGATTTGCATTGAGTATCATCTTTGCAACCGCGTATCACTTGATCCAAAGACTCTGTAGAGTAAGAATCTGGAGCGATTCTCTGGCGAAGATTCATTTTGTGTTATACAATCTGACAATCCTTCTCGCGGCGATCACTCTTCCTTTAGGACTCAATCAGTCCAAGGAATACGCAGAATTGGAATGGCCTCTCGATCTTTTGATCGTTGTGTGGTTCGTGATTTTCATCGTGAACTTTTTCGCGACGATCTTCACAAGAGAGGAAAAACAACTCTACGCGGCGATCTGGTTTTACATCGCTTCGTTCGTTACCGTTCCAATCCTTTTTATCGTAAACAATCTCTCCGTTCCGGTCGGACTAACTAAGTCCTACTCGGTTTTCTCGGGAGTTTACGACGCGAACATACAGTGGTGGTATGGACACAACGCGGTAGCGTTTGTTTTAACTACCCCATTTTTAGGTTTGATGTATTACTACTTTCCGAAACATATCAAACAACCGATCTACAGTCATAGATTATCGATCATCCACTTCTGGTCTTTGATCTTCATCTATATCTGGGCTGGTCCTCACCATTTGCTCAACACCCCACTTCCGGAATGGCTTCAAACGACGGGGATGGCGTTTTCGATCATGTTGTGGATGCCTTCTTGGGGAGGAATGCTGAACGGTTTTCTCACCCTAACACAAGCGAAGGAAAAGATCAAAACGGACGCTCTTCTTAAAATGATGCTCGTCGGGATCACGTTCTACGGTATGTCGACGTTTGAAGGTCCCCTTCTTTCCATTCGTTCGATCAGCGCCTTGGGTCACAACACCGACTGGATCGTGGGTCACGTTCACTCCGGAACTCTCGGTTGGGTGGGAATGATGTCTTTCGCCGCGATCTACTATCTTGTTCCAAGATTGTGGAACACCAATCTCTATTCTGAAAAACTTGCGAACACTCACTTCTGGTTGGCAACGCTCGGAATTCTTCTTTACATCGTTTCGATGTGGGTTTCCGGAATCACGGAAGGTTCTATGTGGAGAGCGATCGATTCCAAAGGATTTCTTCAATATCCGAACTGGGTTCAAATCACCGAAGTTCTCAAACCTTTCCGCTTCGCAAGAGGTGTGGCCGGTGTTCTTTACCTGAGTGGAGTTTTTGTGATGATCTATAACGTGATCAAAACGATTCAAACCTCCGGTTCCGGCTTTCAAGAAGTGGACCTGAGAGTGAAAGAGGAAGGAGGAAAAGCATGAAACTATTCGACATACTTCTGGATTGGTTTTCTGGTTTTACCGATCAGTGGGAAAAACAAGGAGTTAAGTTCACCGTTTATACGACGATCGCGGTTTTGATCGGCGGTATCTTCGAGTTGATCCCTCCGTTTTTTATTTCCAGAACCGCGGTTCCGATTCAAGGAGTAAAACCGTTCTCCGCTTTGGAACTCGCAGGAAGGGATATCTATCAGAAAGAAGGTTGTAACAACTGTCATACGCAGATGATTCGTCCTTTCAAATGGGAAGTGGATCGTTTTGATCCATCGAAATCCTATGGAAGAGACGGATATTCGAAGGCAGGAGAATTTGTCTACGATCATCCGTTTCTCTGGGGATCTAAAAGAACCGGACCGGATCTCGCTCACGAATCTCAGATCCAACCTTCTTACGCTTGGCATAAGACACACTTGATCAGTCCGAGAGACACTTCTCCCGGATCCGTAATGCCCGCCTATCCTTGGTTATTCGAAGAAAGCGCGAAGGTAAACGCGGAAGAGATCGTAAATCACATGAAAGGTCTTTCCAAAGTCGGAGTTCCTTATACGGAAGCCGATTATCTTTCCGCGGCGAAAGAATTGGAAGGCAAAACGGAAGGAGACGCGCTCATCGCCTATCTCCTAAAATTAGGCAGGGACACTGCAGAGTTGTCCAAGTCGATTCAGTGAGGCAAGTATGGAACTGGAACTGATTCAAATCTACAAATTTGCAAGACTACCAGTTCTTGTTTTAGCGATCGGTCTTATCACCGCATACGTTTACAACAAGAAACGCAAGGTACAAATGGAAGATCCAAAGTATAGAATGCTGGAGGAGGACTGATCCATGACGCATGATTCAAATAAAGATTTCGACGGTATCAAACAATCGGACAATCCGATGCCGGAATGGTGGAAGTGGATCTTCGTGATCAGTATCGTCGTTGCAGTCGTGTATTCGATTTACTATCATAAGTTTTCCAGTTGGCAACAAGACGTTGCCTATGAAAACGAAGTAAAGGAACACGAAGCGAAGTTTCCGAAAGCGGTGGCCGTAACAAGCAATGACGGAAGCAATCCCATGCGTGGAAACGCCGAAGCGATCGCAGAGGGAGAAAAAAACTTCAAAACGGTCTGTGCGGCCTGCCATGGTCCAACCGGTCAAGGTTTGGTCGGTCCGAACCTGATCGACGCGGAATGGATCCACGGTTCAACCGATGCAGAAGTTTACACGACGATTATGAAAGGAATCGCAGTAGACAAAACGAAACTGGGAAGAGGACCTATGCCTCCGCATGAGAATTCTCTCGGTTCCGAAAAAGTATATCAGGTGATGGCTTGGCTTGCGACTCAGAACGCAAGTTTAAAGGCGTCGAAGTAGTTTATGAAATTCTTGGATGAAATCCTGAAACAGATCTCATCCAAGAGTCTGATTGTTTTACTCCGGAAAGAATCGAGAATTCAACGGGCGTTGCACCTCTCCTTCTTTCCAGAGACCACTAAGGAGGACTTTTGTGGTCATCTCCAGGCATATTACCGGTAAGATTCGTTCGGCAAGATACTTAGTAGAAGCGATCTTACTTCCCATCTATTTTTTTCTACCTTGGCTCCGTTGGGGAGAACACCCCTTCATCCGACTCGACATTCCAAATCGTAAGTTTTATCTTCTTGGAAATATTTTTACTCCGCAAGAAGGATACTACCTACATCTTTTCCTGATCGGAATGGGACTTTCCCTATTTTTCTTTACGACATTGATCGGAAGGGTCTGGTGCGGATGGGCTTGTCCTCAAACCGTGTTCACGGACGTTTTTGATTGGATCGGAAGAACGATCCTCGGATCCAAATACGGTAAAAAGGACGCACCGAAGTTCGGAAAATTTATCGTTCACTTTCTCTGGATTCTCGTGAGCATACTCGGTGCATTGGCGTGGGTATCCTATTTCGCCGATCCGTATGAAATGATAAACGAAATCAGATCTTCCGCGTTTCTTGCAAGTCCGCCGGTCTGGACGTATTTTACCGCATTCTTTACCGCGACCCTTTATCTCGACATGGCCTTCGTAAGAGAACAATTCTGCAAATACGCGTGCCCATATGCGAGATTCCAAACCGTGATGATGGACGCAAACTCCGTGAACGTAACCTACGATTTCAAACGCGGCGAACCCAGAAGAAAGGCCGGAGTTCAAGAAGGAGATTGCACTGCGTGTAATCTATGTTTGGTGGTTTGTCCAACGGGAATCGACATTCGCGAAGGAACGAACGTAGGCTGTATCGCATGCGGAAAGTGCGTGGATGCGTGTACAAAAACGATGGGAAAAGAAGGAAAAAAAACTCTGATCGGATATATGTCCGAAACCCAAGCGTATCAACCGGGATCAAAAGTGCGTTGGATCCGTCCTCGAAGTTTGGTTTATGGAACACTTCTTCTTTGCGTTTTGACCGCGGCCGGAACCCTTCTTTACAACCGTGTTCCACTCTACGCGAACGTTCTTCCGGACAGAATCATACAACCGATGGAAGTTCCTGGCGGTTTGGTAAGAAATTTCTACAACGGACACCTTTTGAATCTTACATTTGACAATCGAGAACTCAAAGTAGAAGTCGCGGATAGCACGCTTCGTTCTCCCGTTCATATTCTGTTAGGTGGAACGGAAAAACCGGCGATTCAGGTTTTGGGAAACGATTCTCAGGATTTTAGAATCATCCTAGAAACGGTTCCTGTTCCCGAAGATCAGTTCAAACCGACCCATCAAATATCGCTCCGAATCACGGATTTGAAAAATCCAAACTTTCAATTAAAAAAGACGATCCCATTTCGAATCCCGATCAAATAAAGAGGAAACAAGGAAAAATTGAATGGCACTACATAAGAGTATGAAACTTGCATTCGTATGGATCGGGGTTGCATTCGTCGCGTTGATCGCCGCGACCGTCGTTACGATCCGTTATGCGAGTGAAGGATATACCGGACCGATCGAAAAAGGATATTATGAGAAAGGATTGAACTATGAAAAGTCCATCCTCGAACAAAGAAAGATGATCGCGGAAGGTTATTCTTACGAGAGCAAACTTTTCACGGCGACTCCCGAATTCAAGAAAGGGAAGAATCCAATTTCAATCCAGTTTAAAAAATCCGGGGCTCCGATTTCCGGAGCCAAACTCCAGATTCTAATCGAAAGATCCGCAACCGATGAATGGAATCGTTCCTTAAGTTTGAGTGAAGATTCGAAAAATCCGGGGACCTATGTTGGAACGGTGGAAATTCCGGAGGAAGGTCTCTGGATTCTCAGTCTCCAAGGAGAAATCGAGGGAAGAGTCCTTCAAAAAACGGCGGAAATAAGAATCCAATAGACTATGGAAACTTTGTTTCAAGTTACAAACTGCTACCACTGCAACACACCGATCCGCACCGAAAAAGATCTCATTCTCGGTGAAATCAACGCGCAAACGGAATCGTTTTGTTGTAGCGGGTGCAGAAGCCTCGCGACACTTCTTGTGAATAACGGGCTGACTCAGTTTTATACGTTGAGAGGTTCCGAAAAGCTCGAGTCCGTGAACACGGAGAGAAAAAATCGGGAGAACCTGGAAACAGAATCCGTATATCAGGAATATGTAATACAAAAAAACGAAGGCATCTGCGAAACGCTAATCACGATCGGAAAGATTCACTGTTCCGCCTGTGTTTGGTTAAACGAAAAAGTTTTAGGCGATCACGAAGGAGTTTTGGAGGCGAGAATCAACTTCGCAACGGGAAGAATGAAACTCGTCTACGATCGAAAACGGATCGATCTAAACGAAATTTTCTCCATCATCATCGGCATCGGCTACGAACCTTCTCTCTATTCACCACTCAAGGCGGAAACCGGCGTCTCCCGGTTTTCCAAAGATTTATTTTATCGAATGGCACTCGCCGGTTTTTCTTGGGGAAATATCATGCTCTTCAGCATCGGATTGTATGCCGGATATTTTACGGGAATCGAAATCGAATTCAAACGGCTCTTCCATTACGTATCCTGGATCTTTGCGACTCCGGTTTATCTTTATTCCGGATATCCCTTTTTCAAAGGCGCGAAAGAATCGATCAAAAGAAGAATGCTTACGATGGACACGCTTCTTTTTTCCGGAGTATCGCTCGCATATTTCTATAGCATCTATGTAACGTTAACCGATCATGGAGAAGTCTATTTTGATTCCGTGTGTACGATTTACTTTTTTATTTTGATCGGAAAATTCTTAGAATCGGCGATCCGTTTGAAAGCGGGAAGAAAGGTTGGAGAATTGTTGTCCACACTTCCGCAAGAATACACCGTCATTCGTGAAGAGATAGAAACACAAATCGCTCCGAGTGCGATCCGAGTAGACGAAAGAATTCTTCTCAAAAACGGAAACAGAGTTCCGGTCGACGGAATTCTAAAATCCGTAACGGCTTACTTCGACGAATCGTTTTTAACGGGAGAATCCAAACCGGTCACTCACAAAAACGGCGATACGATTCTGTCCGGGTCCTTGTGTCTCAGTACGAATGCGGAACTAATCGCTACCACGACCGCGAAAGAAAGTACACTCTCCAGAATCTCCGCGCTCATCGAATCCTCTTTGCAAGCAAAGCCGGGAATCCAAAGAACAACGGATCGGTTTTCAACCTATTTTATTCAAATCGTTTTGGGGATCGCATTCGCGACGTTCGGAATTTATGGATTTTATTTTCAAGATTGGGAATCGGCGGTCCTCAACACGATCAGCGTATTGATCGTTGCCTGCCCTTGCGCGCTCGGACTCGCCGTTCCAGCGGCCTATGTTGTGAGCAATTTACTCCACAGCTCAAAAGGAATCCTTGTTAAAAATCCGGATTCATTGGAAATTCTCAGTCGCGCAGATCGGATCTATTTCGACAAAACAGGAACCTTGACGACGGGAAAACTTTCTCTACAAGAGGAACGGTTTCTCAGTCAGGATGAAAAACTTAGAATTTATTCCCTTGTCCTTTCTTTGGAATCCGGCTCCACACATCCTCTCGCAGAGAGTTTAAAAAAGGAAATCGGGAAAAAATTAAGAATTCAAAACGAAGAACCGATCGCCTATACTTGGAAAGAAATTGCCGAAATTCCAGGCTCCGGGATGGAAGGCAGGTTGATCGGAGAAACCACCTCCTATCGAATCGGAAATCTTCATTTTGTTTCGTTAGGCGCCCTCAAACAAGACGGTAAAATTTATTTAGGGAAGGAAGGAGCTCTGCTCGCAAGCTTTGTTTTAGAAGATTCCGTCCGTCCGGAAACGAAAAGCGCGATCGAAAAGTTGAAACAGTCCTTCGGATTTTTAGGAATTCTTTCCGGTGATTCGAGATCCAAGGTGGAATCTTTAGCGACCGCGGTAGGAATCGATCACCACCTTTTCGAACTCAAACCGGAAGAAAAACTCAAAGTGATCCAAAACGCTCAGAAAGAGGGAACAACGGTCGTGATGGTCGGAGACGGAATCAACGACTCCGCCTGTTTGGCGGCGGCCAACTTAGGGATTTCGATGGGAATCGCATCGGATCTATCAATCGACAAATCCGACTTGGTATTGATCAGCAATCAATTGGATTCGATCGTTTCCGCGGTGAAAATTTCAAAAAAAACAAGAAACATCGTATTTCAGAATATTCTAATTTCATTAACTTATAATTCGATCATGTTACCGCTCGCGGCGTTCGGATTTATGCTTCCAGTGATCTGCGCCGGTTTTATGACTCTTAGCTCCCTCTCGGTGGTGTTGAATTCAATCTCGTTACAATGGAGAACCAAATTATGAACGCACTCTATCTCACGATTCCTCTCGCGATGCTCATAGCGCTCGGAGCTCTGATCGTTTTTTTCTGGTCCTTAAAATCCGGTCAATACGAGGACATCGAAGGACCGAAATACAGGATGCTTTTTGACGACGAAGAAGAGAATCAGCCGACCCCAAAAACGGGAGAACACAGACATGCAGAGTGAACTGTTTTTGACAACTCTTTCGATCGCGTTTGTTCATGGAATTACGAGTTCGCTTCATTGCCTGGGAATGTGCGGTCCGTTTGCGGGAACCTTAAATCTCGCAAACCAGGAACAAAAATACAAAACGAACTTATTCTATAATTTAGGAAGATGGATCTCCTACTCCACGTTAGGCGCCATTTTCGGAATATTAGGTTCCGGTCTCAATCTTGCGGGAAAATTGGTATCACTTCACGAGTTGGCGGCGATCATTTCCGGGATCTTTATCATCGGTTTCGGCCTCAGCCTCATCCAGAATGGAACGCCGGAACGGTCCGGATTCTATCAGAAAATTCTAAATCGATTCGCGGGTCCTTTGCTTTCCTCACTCAAACAGGGTAAAAATCTTCCCACAACTTCGATGGCATTCGGAATGGTGACCGGATTATTGCCTTGTGCGGTTTTGTATCCGGCGTTCAGTCTTGCATTGGCGACCGGAAGCGCGAGCTCGGGTTGGCTCGTGATGTCGATCTTCTTTCTCGGAACCTTTCCCGCGCTCTTTTTATTCGGAGTCGGTTTTCGAAATCTTCTCGTAAAACTACCGCAAGGTGTGATTCGTTATGGCGGAATCATCATCGTATTTGTCGGAATTTCGATGATTTTCTTTAGACTCGGACATTCCCATTCGAAGCACGAACATTCTCCAGATTCTCACTCGATGGAACAACATTCGTCTTCGGAAGGGGATCATTCTCACCATCATTAGAAGAAATTTCTTTCCAAACATTCAAGTTTTTCCGGGAGATTTCGATTGTAAAAAGGAAGATGATTTCTACACTGAAACCCCGGATGAGCGACTCACTCAAGAATTTCACCGATTCTCTACTGAAGGATCTAGAAGAAAACGAAAACGCATTCTTCAAAATCGAAAATGAAGACGGACTCGCGTATCTCTCCGTCTTTCCCGCCGGCAAAAAAGGAAAATCGGTGGATTCCAAAGAGATTTTAAGAAGAATCGAACTCTTTCAGATTTCCGAAATTTCACATACGATCATCAAAGAATTGGTCCTCAAATCCGACGGACTTCCTCATCTTATCGGAAAATGGCCGGGAAAACCGGAAAGCTCTCGAATCGAGATCGAGATTTCGGATGATAAGATGAAAGCTTTTATTCTTTTTCATCCTCCGAAATACGGCGGAAAAATATTGAGTTCCGAGCAGATCAAAGAATCGATTCAACTGAGAGGAATCGCTTACGGCGTTCTCCAAGACATCATCGATCGGATTTCGATCGAACCCGAATACGGAAAGAAAATTCAGATCGCGGAAGGAACCGCTCCGGTCCCTGGAAAAAACGGAGATATTCGAATTCTTTTTATCCACCCAGCGATTCCTCATCTGGAAGAAGACCAATTCGGTCGGGTGGATTTTAAGAATATTCAAATCATTCAAAGTGTTTCGAAGGATCAAAAACTTGCGGAAAAAATTTCGCCCACACCGGGAAAGGAAGGAAAGAATGTCTTTGGAGAAATTCTTCCGTACGAACCTGGAAGGGAAGCAGACTGGAAACTCGGAGCGAACGTTAGACTCTCTTTGGACGGAAACACGGTTCATTCTCTCATCAGCGGAAGGCCCATCTTAGATCGACAAGGGACCATTCGAGTCGACGAGGTCTGTCACTTGGAAAACGTAGACTTCTCCACGGGAAACGTGAGTTTTCCCGGAACGATCATCGTAGAAGGATCCATCGCCGACGGATTTACTCTGGAAACGGAAGGTTCGATCATCGTTAAAAAATCGGTCGGCAAGGTTTTTCTCAAGGCCGCAGGAGATATCGTTTTGTCCGGGGGCTTCATGGGAAGAAACGGCGGATTGATAGAATCCGGAGCCGACATCTACACTCGTTTTGTGGAACAAGGACGTTTGATCTCGAAAAACACGATCTTTATCGAAGAGGCTTCGATGCACTCCGAGCTCGTGGCGGGAGAATCCGTCGTGATCCGAGGAGGACGCGGAGAATTGATCGGAGGAACCTGCGTCGCGGGAAAGGCGGTCGTCTGCACAAAGTTAGGCGCCATCGCCGAAACGAAAACGTCCGTTTCCGTGGGAATCCGTCCGGAACTTTTGGAAGACCTTGAAAAACTGCGTATCGAAGTTCAAAAGAATCAGGACATTCTCAAAAAAGTGGAGCTGAGTCTTGTAAAACTCAACGAAGATTC
This window of the Leptospira stimsonii genome carries:
- the ccoG gene encoding cytochrome c oxidase accessory protein CcoG is translated as MVISRHITGKIRSARYLVEAILLPIYFFLPWLRWGEHPFIRLDIPNRKFYLLGNIFTPQEGYYLHLFLIGMGLSLFFFTTLIGRVWCGWACPQTVFTDVFDWIGRTILGSKYGKKDAPKFGKFIVHFLWILVSILGALAWVSYFADPYEMINEIRSSAFLASPPVWTYFTAFFTATLYLDMAFVREQFCKYACPYARFQTVMMDANSVNVTYDFKRGEPRRKAGVQEGDCTACNLCLVVCPTGIDIREGTNVGCIACGKCVDACTKTMGKEGKKTLIGYMSETQAYQPGSKVRWIRPRSLVYGTLLLCVLTAAGTLLYNRVPLYANVLPDRIIQPMEVPGGLVRNFYNGHLLNLTFDNRELKVEVADSTLRSPVHILLGGTEKPAIQVLGNDSQDFRIILETVPVPEDQFKPTHQISLRITDLKNPNFQLKKTIPFRIPIK
- the ccoS gene encoding cbb3-type cytochrome oxidase assembly protein CcoS: MNALYLTIPLAMLIALGALIVFFWSLKSGQYEDIEGPKYRMLFDDEEENQPTPKTGEHRHAE
- a CDS encoding heavy metal translocating P-type ATPase, translating into METLFQVTNCYHCNTPIRTEKDLILGEINAQTESFCCSGCRSLATLLVNNGLTQFYTLRGSEKLESVNTERKNRENLETESVYQEYVIQKNEGICETLITIGKIHCSACVWLNEKVLGDHEGVLEARINFATGRMKLVYDRKRIDLNEIFSIIIGIGYEPSLYSPLKAETGVSRFSKDLFYRMALAGFSWGNIMLFSIGLYAGYFTGIEIEFKRLFHYVSWIFATPVYLYSGYPFFKGAKESIKRRMLTMDTLLFSGVSLAYFYSIYVTLTDHGEVYFDSVCTIYFFILIGKFLESAIRLKAGRKVGELLSTLPQEYTVIREEIETQIAPSAIRVDERILLKNGNRVPVDGILKSVTAYFDESFLTGESKPVTHKNGDTILSGSLCLSTNAELIATTTAKESTLSRISALIESSLQAKPGIQRTTDRFSTYFIQIVLGIAFATFGIYGFYFQDWESAVLNTISVLIVACPCALGLAVPAAYVVSNLLHSSKGILVKNPDSLEILSRADRIYFDKTGTLTTGKLSLQEERFLSQDEKLRIYSLVLSLESGSTHPLAESLKKEIGKKLRIQNEEPIAYTWKEIAEIPGSGMEGRLIGETTSYRIGNLHFVSLGALKQDGKIYLGKEGALLASFVLEDSVRPETKSAIEKLKQSFGFLGILSGDSRSKVESLATAVGIDHHLFELKPEEKLKVIQNAQKEGTTVVMVGDGINDSACLAAANLGISMGIASDLSIDKSDLVLISNQLDSIVSAVKISKKTRNIVFQNILISLTYNSIMLPLAAFGFMLPVICAGFMTLSSLSVVLNSISLQWRTKL
- a CDS encoding Crp/Fnr family transcriptional regulator, whose translation is MESLGFVNEDQLSPDCYFCSNRHKSVLKCVSMDTLDKINSTKEFRLFRKGETVIHSGDKADGFYFIKSGCVRIFRNSPSGKEQTFSIRRSGEWVGFRDLLAGSTFSQNAEALEPVEACYIQKGVLEDLMKEDPKLQLEILKQMALEWKELEDQTVALGTKQVHSKLAELLISFQTASGNEPEIELNLTREIMASMVGTTTETLVRALSDFKNRDWIEIHKNRIRFLNLEALRGISNLETTTHH
- a CDS encoding sulfite exporter TauE/SafE family protein; the protein is MQSELFLTTLSIAFVHGITSSLHCLGMCGPFAGTLNLANQEQKYKTNLFYNLGRWISYSTLGAIFGILGSGLNLAGKLVSLHELAAIISGIFIIGFGLSLIQNGTPERSGFYQKILNRFAGPLLSSLKQGKNLPTTSMAFGMVTGLLPCAVLYPAFSLALATGSASSGWLVMSIFFLGTFPALFLFGVGFRNLLVKLPQGVIRYGGIIIVFVGISMIFFRLGHSHSKHEHSPDSHSMEQHSSSEGDHSHHH
- a CDS encoding cbb3-type cytochrome c oxidase N-terminal domain-containing protein is translated as MTHDSNKDFDGIKQSDNPMPEWWKWIFVISIVVAVVYSIYYHKFSSWQQDVAYENEVKEHEAKFPKAVAVTSNDGSNPMRGNAEAIAEGEKNFKTVCAACHGPTGQGLVGPNLIDAEWIHGSTDAEVYTTIMKGIAVDKTKLGRGPMPPHENSLGSEKVYQVMAWLATQNASLKASK
- a CDS encoding cbb3-type cytochrome c oxidase subunit II, with product MKLFDILLDWFSGFTDQWEKQGVKFTVYTTIAVLIGGIFELIPPFFISRTAVPIQGVKPFSALELAGRDIYQKEGCNNCHTQMIRPFKWEVDRFDPSKSYGRDGYSKAGEFVYDHPFLWGSKRTGPDLAHESQIQPSYAWHKTHLISPRDTSPGSVMPAYPWLFEESAKVNAEEIVNHMKGLSKVGVPYTEADYLSAAKELEGKTEGDALIAYLLKLGRDTAELSKSIQ
- the ccoN gene encoding cytochrome-c oxidase, cbb3-type subunit I; translation: MSQTNAKYNDSIVKGFIISAMVWGVASMLVGVLAAFQMVYPELNFTQYFSFGRIRPLHTNAAIFGFALSIIFATAYHLIQRLCRVRIWSDSLAKIHFVLYNLTILLAAITLPLGLNQSKEYAELEWPLDLLIVVWFVIFIVNFFATIFTREEKQLYAAIWFYIASFVTVPILFIVNNLSVPVGLTKSYSVFSGVYDANIQWWYGHNAVAFVLTTPFLGLMYYYFPKHIKQPIYSHRLSIIHFWSLIFIYIWAGPHHLLNTPLPEWLQTTGMAFSIMLWMPSWGGMLNGFLTLTQAKEKIKTDALLKMMLVGITFYGMSTFEGPLLSIRSISALGHNTDWIVGHVHSGTLGWVGMMSFAAIYYLVPRLWNTNLYSEKLANTHFWLATLGILLYIVSMWVSGITEGSMWRAIDSKGFLQYPNWVQITEVLKPFRFARGVAGVLYLSGVFVMIYNVIKTIQTSGSGFQEVDLRVKEEGGKA
- a CDS encoding cytochrome oxidase maturation protein, giving the protein MELELIQIYKFARLPVLVLAIGLITAYVYNKKRKVQMEDPKYRMLEED
- a CDS encoding FixH family protein; translated protein: MALHKSMKLAFVWIGVAFVALIAATVVTIRYASEGYTGPIEKGYYEKGLNYEKSILEQRKMIAEGYSYESKLFTATPEFKKGKNPISIQFKKSGAPISGAKLQILIERSATDEWNRSLSLSEDSKNPGTYVGTVEIPEEGLWILSLQGEIEGRVLQKTAEIRIQ
- a CDS encoding DUF342 domain-containing protein — protein: MSDSLKNFTDSLLKDLEENENAFFKIENEDGLAYLSVFPAGKKGKSVDSKEILRRIELFQISEISHTIIKELVLKSDGLPHLIGKWPGKPESSRIEIEISDDKMKAFILFHPPKYGGKILSSEQIKESIQLRGIAYGVLQDIIDRISIEPEYGKKIQIAEGTAPVPGKNGDIRILFIHPAIPHLEEDQFGRVDFKNIQIIQSVSKDQKLAEKISPTPGKEGKNVFGEILPYEPGREADWKLGANVRLSLDGNTVHSLISGRPILDRQGTIRVDEVCHLENVDFSTGNVSFPGTIIVEGSIADGFTLETEGSIIVKKSVGKVFLKAAGDIVLSGGFMGRNGGLIESGADIYTRFVEQGRLISKNTIFIEEASMHSELVAGESVVIRGGRGELIGGTCVAGKAVVCTKLGAIAETKTSVSVGIRPELLEDLEKLRIEVQKNQDILKKVELSLVKLNEDSQRRQLTSEEKESLPKLTAIKLKYSGILNNLLGQEQSMIMGFEPDKDSYVEVEQEIFPGVDIYPGKGKNFKVRLKEIPGPSFVFLGNDGNPQITKVRPKRLGILQEET